ATCCTTGGGATGGAATTGAACAAGCATGGGTATCCGCGACTTCCTTGGATGCTGGGGGATTGGTTCCTCAAAACAATACAAATACAGATTGTGAAtacaagaacaaaattaaatcTGATAAAGATGTCCCGCCCACAACATCAAGTACTGGGTCTGAAGGCGAGGATAACAAGAACTCCTCACACAATATCATGCATTCTGAAGATGAGGATAAATGTCTTGAGTTAGACGATTTGGAACAGTTGATGTCCGAGATTGGGAACATGCGCGCAGGTTTAAGGTTGATGCCTGATTTCCAAAGGAGAGACATGGCTGCCAAGCTTGCTATGAAAATGGCTTCCTTATTTGGGGGTGAGAGTGATGAAGAGGAAACTTAGTTCATATTAGATGTTGACTCTACATAATTCAGTTATAAGTTTAACAGAACCATCAATGCATGTCTTTCATGGCACTTATTTTGAGCATTACTCGGAAGATATGCTACCTCTCAAACCTCTTCCACAAGGATTGGTTCCTTCTTCAGCTTCTCTTGGTATCTCCTGCACATGGTTAAAATATTATGATGTGGCCATGTTCATGGTACTTAACATGAATATAGTGTTGTGTGGATAGCTTGAGCACATTCTCCAGTTCTGTAAGCTGAAGAGTTGATTGAAAAATACTCACTAGTCAAAATGCTTTCACCTTAGAAGGACCCAAAAATTGACAGTCAAACGAGGTGATTAgttgtttttcaaaaactaGAATGAGTTTCTTTACCTCTCTTTAtgactctttctttttttaaacaTATGAACTGTGCTGCATAGATTACCTCATTTCTTTCAGAAACAATTGTCACATAGATGGCAGCATATTTTAGTGGTTGGAAGAAGTTATGGtggttaaaaagaaaaaattgctcCTATCATAATTGGTCAcattctagtttttttttttttggtagtgaagtatttttcttatattaaataaagtgtTTGATGTATATAAAACAGAACCCCAGTTAGAGGGTAGAAGTAAAAGAATAAGTTACTATCATTTCATGTGCTTTGTGTGTGTTTCTTAATTTGCTAACAAAGCCTTACCTGTAAGCAGTGGTAGGTATGATAAAACAGCTATTATTAATTTAGGTAACAATCAAGTTTGGATACAATGGATGATGGCCAAAGAATAAGGTATCTCAAAAATTTGACCAGCACTTATTTGAGGAGTCACAAGAGGGGGAAAAAAGAGTAGGTAGTATGCAAAGCTAACAACTTGCCTACGGAGTTGTCATCATCTGATAAGTCAGATACTAAGGAAAAGGTATGGAAAAAagtatgaagaaaaaaaaaagtaggcaAAGTAGCAATAGATTGATGACTCCCCCAACTCAACTaggataaaaacaaaaaaagtaaagaaaaaatggtgtgaaaataaatctaattaaaCATGGGTGTTCCATGATTCGATTAACGAAGTATGATTTGgagtttagaatttaaaactaaaatactCTTAAAATCGAATTAGTAGAACTTTTATAATAAAAGTTAGTTACATAtgacaagaaaaaaagaaaaggaaaaaaaaggggaaaatggATGTAATATTTTGGCAATCATGGTGCTTCCTAATAATGTATCTAGAGAATCTGAGGGAAATATGGATATTGCTTTTTCGAGTCTCAACTTTCAACTTTGCTAGTGAGTTGTTCTCACTAAAGCTTCACATGAGAGGGGGGAATAGAAGATAACCTAGGAAGATAAATGGTGGGTGGGGCCACACAAATACatacattatattattattattctactaAACAACAGTGTAGAAAGATGCCATCAAAGTATTACTTTTTCTACACAATTAGGCATCAACGGTGTTGAAACTCTTATTTATAGACCTCCCATTAAGAAAGATAGTTAATGGGAATTTGGATAGATGCAAGAAGAGGACCATCACCATATTGTAGGTACCCAAAAGGCATCACCACCTTTATTTAATAACTctctattattgttattatttcttTAACTCCATAAAATAAACACTTGCACTACCTTTATGTTCCCTCTTTTGTCTTATCTTCACTttaacctttattttaatttgtcttGGTCCCTATTTCTGGgtatttcttttttcaaaagagATTagttaaatactaaaataagaaataaaaggatCAACACTACACCTAGTGGAAATCAAGCTTCTAGTAGAAGCTTAGGTTACTTATATTCTAACTAGTGATGGTTTAGCATTGAGCATTAACATTATGAAAATTTCTTGATACCCTTTTACTCAAAATAATACTTCTTCTCATTAGTATGACTGACCTAATTGATGCACAAATATGCACAATTATGACTACATGCTTGGTAATAATTGGTACAAACTACAAAGTGCTTGGTAATGGTAGTTCCCCTTTTTTCTTGGTCAGAGAATGCTTGGTAATAATTGGTACCCAACAAAAGTgcatttagaaaaagaaaagaaaagctgaAACCAGTTTTTCATGCTGCATAAACTCAAAACAAAAAGTAGAACATAAACTGAGTATAGACACACAGGAAGTTTCAAAACCACAGCGCTTCTTGTTTGGACTATATAACATTTCAAGAACTTACATATTATGTAAAcaatttatcattaaataaaatatgaattttatttagaCTATAGGAGTTGGTAACTAATACGATTTTTGATCTATTTACATATTACATTCTTCTATGCAGATTGCAGAGTATATATATCATGCATGCCATACCATGCCATGCCataacatgttttttttttaattattattattatttttaatccataatctataataatcCAACTTTCCAACTAGCTAGATGATCACGCATGCAGTTTTAGTTACATGTCATTGCTTTAATGTCTACTATAAGTGAGACATAGCATGTCTATTGCTATAACAAAATGCTAATGCATGATTTTgatgttaaaaaaatacaaacaaaagaaaataaagaggaaAATACAGTAACATTTTCCATACTAGAGGCATTATTATTGGGTTGTCCTTTTCCAAAAACTACTTCTGTACTTGGCTTGAAAACTTAATTTAAGAGTTCcataattaactttttatttcttataaCTAGAATTATATATTCTCCCCCTCAATTCACTGCTAcactaattttatatattaaaaaaatccaaatcttttATTACAGCATGTTAGTTTCTACAGAGAAATGAAAATAATTGCAAATTTTACTCATCCTCGTTGATCATCTTGTGCTATTCTAAAACAATGGAGACCATGTCCCTTGAgacaaaaaagtaaaagagaaaaattgtaGCACAGTAAAATTATGACTAAgattattgaataataaagTTATATATACAATTAGATTATAGAGTACATACACTTCctttgtaaaagaaaaaaaaaagattaaacaaaacaaattaaagaggGTAATAACTACTTCAAGTAGGGAAGGGTGTTAACAAGAGAAAAATCGCCCAAATAATCAATCTCTTCAGATCAACTTAAAGGACTAAAACAAAAactagtaataaaaaaataacaaaaattaagaagaagCCTCTAAAAATATACATAGAAATACATCTTTGGTTTTTAATTATGATCCGCAACCGTGCCTGTGGCAGCAATAATACTCTTATCTGGTATAATTGCAACTAATTACACCTTTGTggtaatttttcgaattttctttAGAAATATAACTTTTAAGGCAAGAAATCATTGCTAGCATGCCGGCTATTACTTCCGGCGTTACCATTGCTGTTGCCGACGACAGATTTTAATTCTGTTTCGCCGGCAATTGCTACTACGGTAGCGCCGTTTGGAACGGCCGGAAACTGGCCGCATTTTTGGCATCTCCCAACGGCCAGGACGGCGCGGCAGGACGGGCAGGAGGAGTGTGATCCCAGCCACGTGTCAATACATGCCACGTGGAAGCCATGGCCACACTGCGGAAGCACCCTGACCTCGTCGCCGGCGGCGAATTCCGCCAGACAAATTGAGCATTCCGATGAGGCTGTCCACTTCCTCCGGACGCCGGCGTCAGCACCGTTACCGGCACCGGCGCCGTCGCCGTCGACGTAGGTGAATTTTGGTAACGAGTTGAGTACCTTCTTCTTGAGTCCACGGTTGGCGAGTGCCTGATGTGGAGATGCTCCGGTGCCTGCGACGGGGACGCGGCGGAGCCAGGCGCATCGTGCGACGGCGATGAGGCCGACGACGCAGATGAGTGCGCAGAGCAGCGCAGCGAGGATGACGACGAAGTCGGACTCGACTGAGGCTGCCTCGGCCGGTGGCACGGCAGCAGCTATGGCGGTGGTAGTGGTGGCGTTGTTGGCGGTGGCGGATTGGAGGATTCTTAGCATGCGAGTCATGTTTAGTGAATTGAAGTTAAGAAACTGGAAAAGTGTTTGTTTTTttaagagagaaagagagtgagAAGAGAAGTGTTTGCGGTTTGTGTTATGGTTATGGAAAGGTGAATGGTTGTGGTAGCTACTTATATAGTTGAGGGAGAGGATTTATCTTTAGCCGTAATCTTTTcggttttaaatattttttcagcTAATCTTAAGTTTAGTAATGGTTAAGCAATGCTTCGTTTTTTAAAGGAAAAGTATtggtagataataaaaatattaaataatatgaataacaGATATATctgatatttaatttattattttaatattaaaatttagtttatttaaataatttagaatatagtgtatttttattttattggactaattttaaaatttattatttatattattcataaaaGTCATTAGTCTatcgaattaaaaaatattataaaaaggaTTACTTATAATCTTTGAATATAGAGACGATTTTGtttgaattaataaattattatagaatTAATTACCAATACTATattgaattattatattttcaagATGGATATTTTAAACATGATATATATGTCATTTGTGTTCAACTATATTTTAGTAGAAAGATgtgcttaattttatttttgcctTATATTCTTGAACTGGATTAAAATATAGTATCTATTAGTATTtatctatatattattataatttataaaattctctatattttataaatatattgtattccaaattctaacaaaaactttaaaaaaattagtatgtTTCACTTATCAGTTATCATGTCAACGTGTGTGGCCAGTAGAGTTAAGTTTGCAAGgtaaaatttaagaattaacaaaaaaaaacagtGATTTAAAGAAAGAGTagaatgataaataattttttaaaaatttatatttcgaatatattaatttttttaaaaaaatactaacaaattttttatgataataaatatAGTGAACATATTATCTTCAGATTAATCTTATAATTAGAGTataaaatcttaatttaaatatatttgtctacatttattattataaaaaattttataaatatattttttaaaaattaatctattta
The genomic region above belongs to Arachis duranensis cultivar V14167 unplaced genomic scaffold, aradu.V14167.gnm2.J7QH unplaced_Scaffold_165934, whole genome shotgun sequence and contains:
- the LOC127743948 gene encoding RING-H2 finger protein ATL8-like, which codes for MTRMLRILQSATANNATTTTAIAAAVPPAEAASVESDFVVILAALLCALICVVGLIAVARCAWLRRVPVAGTGASPHQALANRGLKKKVLNSLPKFTYVDGDGAGAGNGADAGVRRKWTASSECSICLAEFAAGDEVRVLPQCGHGFHVACIDTWLGSHSSCPSCRAVLAVGRCQKCGQFPAVPNGATVVAIAGETELKSVVGNSNGNAGSNSRHASNDFLP